The proteins below come from a single Oxobacter pfennigii genomic window:
- a CDS encoding DUF4367 domain-containing protein, whose product MKDKFEEDDKLFGGLYYQIGKHHTGNVSEYLDNINKNLDEVEYPDELNLWFNEFLTDHERKKRTLKRKKWLNTFSRRIAVFIILFVIVITMTTLSVEAFRVKVFNIVTDIREKYSKIEFKERDTIKQGQYSITWDLYLYPEYLPDGYYVTDAQKIGDIKIIHFSDEKGKNLEFSQSPINSSLQVDTENVQTKNVVINDSEGMLIEKNGVHIIIWTKGESALYMIGEISEEEIFKIAESVVMKKK is encoded by the coding sequence ATGAAAGATAAATTTGAAGAAGATGATAAATTATTTGGTGGTCTTTATTATCAAATTGGAAAACATCATACTGGAAATGTTTCGGAATATTTAGACAATATAAACAAAAATTTGGATGAAGTTGAGTATCCAGATGAATTGAATTTATGGTTCAATGAGTTTCTTACTGACCATGAAAGAAAGAAAAGAACACTAAAAAGAAAAAAATGGTTAAATACTTTTTCAAGAAGAATAGCGGTTTTTATAATTTTGTTTGTCATAGTCATAACTATGACAACACTTAGCGTTGAAGCCTTTAGAGTAAAGGTATTCAACATCGTCACTGATATAAGAGAGAAATATTCGAAGATAGAATTTAAAGAAAGAGATACAATTAAACAAGGCCAATATTCAATCACATGGGATTTATACCTGTATCCGGAGTATTTACCAGATGGCTACTATGTTACTGATGCTCAGAAAATAGGTGATATAAAAATAATTCATTTTTCCGACGAGAAAGGCAAGAATCTGGAATTTTCTCAATCTCCGATTAATTCAAGCCTTCAAGTTGACACTGAAAATGTACAAACAAAGAATGTTGTGATAAATGATTCTGAAGGCATGCTGATTGAAAAGAATGGAGTTCATATTATAATCTGGACGAAGGGTGAAAGTGCTCTTTACATGATTGGAGAAATTTCTGAAGAAGAAATCTTCAAAATAGCTGAGAGTGTTGTAATGAAAAAAAAGTAA
- a CDS encoding RNA polymerase sigma factor has product MNMLLFLTMIDGTEERNKLERLYIKYHKYMFYIANEILNNPNEAQDAVQSSIIKVVNYLDKIDDIECNKTKYLIVTIIKSTSIDMLRRRSKIEYLSLDLTDEYIDINTPNTEDIVIRLSETKELLEKLTEIKAEYADILTLKYYHELSDREIADILSISHENVRTRLSRARAALKKIMIEDRSK; this is encoded by the coding sequence ATGAATATGTTATTATTTTTAACAATGATAGACGGTACCGAAGAAAGAAATAAACTTGAAAGACTGTACATAAAATATCATAAATATATGTTCTATATTGCAAATGAAATTTTAAATAACCCTAATGAAGCACAAGATGCTGTTCAATCATCAATTATAAAAGTAGTCAATTATCTGGATAAAATTGATGATATTGAGTGTAATAAAACAAAATATCTAATCGTTACTATTATTAAGAGCACTTCAATTGACATGCTAAGACGCAGATCAAAAATTGAGTACTTATCATTAGACCTTACTGATGAATATATCGATATTAATACCCCAAATACCGAAGATATTGTAATTAGGCTTAGTGAAACAAAAGAATTATTAGAAAAATTAACTGAAATTAAAGCTGAATATGCTGATATATTGACATTAAAATATTATCATGAATTGAGTGATAGAGAAATCGCTGACATACTCTCTATCTCGCATGAGAATGTCCGTACCCGGTTAAGCCGGGCAAGAGCAGCACTTAAAAAAATAATGATAGAGGATAGATCAAAATAA
- a CDS encoding DUF5050 domain-containing protein, producing the protein MKRIYIIPVLFILIFFIASCSNISLKTIPKSDFSSQSDKSTIKEEADQTNANAAGTMIDNSQKGNTNGNIMNEGYYAEAGEWIYAGLKDGLYKYGMDGTGYLKVCDDNAKYINAAGDWIYYVNTSDRTLNKIKKDGTGKVKFDDGIVAAVMVSDDWIYYCQSPTGANFQLYKMKTDGSGKVKLCEDKVGDVDEAYINLYGDLIYYWSGNDSIFSSIKTDGTGKKQYKRIYCAVIDGDWIYYANGSDGRKLYKIRPDGSENIKISDDEIPLPINVYNGWIYYFKETGDNRCKLYKIKLDGTERTELCDDKFSIYFGRRHGVIVNIVGNWVYINRYIADNALQRIKVGMDSTGKQVISTDEIPAIYKRVDESQRAALEKIAKQIIVDKLERNKDADVPEEERIKDFKIEEIRALNGDISNFGFSVEYSVQSEDGNIIWLAGNGEPGENGWVLGKLQFYTVKKEGSSYEIESYGTSPTFPMIEAENNIE; encoded by the coding sequence TTGAAGAGGATATATATAATACCTGTCTTGTTTATATTAATATTCTTCATTGCTAGCTGCTCAAATATAAGTCTTAAAACAATTCCAAAGTCTGACTTTTCATCTCAGTCTGATAAAAGTACAATAAAAGAAGAGGCTGATCAGACAAATGCAAATGCAGCCGGAACCATGATTGATAATTCTCAAAAAGGTAATACCAACGGTAATATTATGAACGAGGGGTATTATGCTGAAGCAGGAGAGTGGATATATGCCGGTTTGAAGGATGGGCTTTATAAATACGGAATGGACGGGACCGGCTATTTAAAGGTATGTGATGATAATGCTAAATATATTAATGCCGCAGGAGATTGGATTTATTATGTCAATACTTCGGACAGAACACTAAATAAGATTAAAAAAGATGGCACAGGCAAGGTCAAATTTGATGATGGCATAGTAGCGGCTGTGATGGTATCCGATGACTGGATATATTATTGCCAATCTCCCACTGGGGCGAATTTTCAACTATATAAAATGAAAACAGACGGATCAGGCAAAGTAAAACTTTGTGAAGACAAAGTTGGAGATGTTGATGAAGCATATATTAACTTATATGGTGATTTGATTTATTATTGGAGTGGTAATGATAGCATCTTTTCTAGCATAAAAACGGATGGCACCGGTAAAAAACAGTATAAACGCATATATTGTGCCGTTATCGATGGTGATTGGATATACTATGCCAATGGAAGTGACGGCAGAAAACTATATAAAATAAGACCAGATGGAAGCGAAAATATTAAAATAAGCGATGATGAAATCCCGTTACCCATAAATGTGTATAATGGCTGGATTTATTATTTCAAGGAAACAGGAGATAACAGGTGCAAACTTTATAAAATAAAACTTGACGGCACAGAAAGGACAGAACTATGTGATGATAAATTTTCTATTTACTTTGGGAGAAGGCATGGAGTTATAGTTAATATTGTCGGTAATTGGGTTTATATCAATAGATATATTGCCGATAACGCTTTGCAGCGTATAAAAGTCGGTATGGACAGCACCGGAAAACAGGTCATCAGCACAGACGAGATACCGGCTATATATAAAAGAGTTGATGAAAGTCAGAGGGCTGCACTGGAGAAAATAGCGAAACAAATAATTGTGGATAAGCTTGAAAGGAATAAGGATGCGGATGTACCGGAGGAGGAGAGAATAAAGGATTTCAAGATAGAAGAGATAAGGGCATTGAATGGGGATATTTCAAACTTCGGTTTTTCAGTGGAATATTCTGTTCAGTCTGAAGATGGAAATATTATATGGCTTGCAGGGAACGGCGAACCGGGAGAGAATGGATGGGTATTAGGGAAGCTCCAGTTTTATACTGTAAAAAAAGAAGGTAGTTCGTATGAAATAGAATCCTATGGTACGAGCCCAACCTTCCCTATGATTGAGGCTGAAAATAATATTGAGTGA
- a CDS encoding MFS transporter gives MDTEIENKSSESSFSGFKRNEVPKEKLWNLNFILLFQGQAVSILGDNVFDIALRFWILSKTGSVSLMGVLLAVATLPKVFISPFAGTFVDRHDRKKVLITADIIRAIAIFCIGIAAVAGFLQVWMVFISCIVVDICGCFFNPTINSCIPDVVPQSKLLKANSILSSISSVNDMVGYAFGGFLVQIIGAPVLFVINGFSFLFSAVSECFTKIPQIKSSSEKLNFMEDMKAGIP, from the coding sequence ATGGATACAGAGATTGAAAACAAGTCAAGTGAATCAAGTTTTAGTGGATTTAAAAGAAATGAAGTACCAAAAGAAAAGCTATGGAATCTCAATTTTATCTTATTGTTTCAAGGACAGGCTGTATCAATTTTAGGGGATAATGTTTTTGACATAGCTCTTCGTTTTTGGATTCTTTCTAAAACAGGCTCTGTATCATTGATGGGTGTGCTCTTAGCGGTTGCTACTTTACCAAAAGTATTTATCTCTCCTTTTGCAGGAACATTTGTAGACAGGCATGATAGAAAAAAAGTATTAATAACGGCTGACATCATTAGAGCCATAGCCATCTTCTGCATTGGAATAGCGGCTGTAGCAGGATTTTTACAGGTATGGATGGTTTTTATATCATGTATTGTTGTAGATATATGCGGTTGTTTCTTTAATCCAACAATAAATTCATGCATACCTGATGTAGTTCCGCAATCTAAATTATTAAAGGCAAATTCCATACTTTCTTCAATTAGCTCTGTAAATGATATGGTAGGATATGCATTTGGCGGGTTTCTGGTTCAAATTATCGGTGCACCGGTTCTGTTTGTCATTAATGGATTTAGCTTTTTATTTTCAGCTGTTTCTGAATGTTTCACTAAAATACCGCAAATTAAATCGTCTTCAGAGAAACTGAATTTTATGGAAGATATGAAGGCAGGCATACCGTAA
- a CDS encoding MFS transporter — protein MTLTLPWFKFNNQLGVGLYGVSMAVNTFGIFIGYAILSVIEIKKEKKFFVFIMSGILISCTMIIYSMTLNFYLIAVLFFIDGLCLAAMGSLLQTSIQSCVPPNMRSKVFAFRNTLYTALMPIGMMIAGMLGEKIQMNIIIFADYAVFLMLFIYLSFLSSVKKIINI, from the coding sequence ATGACTCTCACATTACCTTGGTTTAAATTCAATAATCAGCTTGGGGTCGGATTATATGGAGTATCTATGGCTGTAAATACTTTTGGAATATTTATAGGTTATGCTATCCTATCAGTTATTGAAATAAAAAAAGAAAAAAAGTTTTTTGTATTTATCATGAGCGGAATCTTAATTTCTTGTACAATGATTATTTATTCCATGACACTAAATTTTTATTTAATTGCAGTGTTGTTTTTTATTGATGGATTATGCTTGGCAGCAATGGGATCATTACTTCAAACAAGCATACAAAGCTGCGTACCTCCAAATATGAGATCAAAAGTATTTGCTTTTAGAAATACCTTATATACTGCTTTAATGCCAATCGGTATGATGATTGCCGGTATGTTAGGGGAAAAAATACAAATGAATATAATTATTTTTGCTGATTATGCAGTATTTCTTATGCTGTTTATCTATCTTTCATTTTTATCAAGCGTTAAGAAAATAATTAATATATAA
- a CDS encoding secondary thiamine-phosphate synthase enzyme YjbQ has product MEHSIKTSKAQEFIDITHLVKDEVRKSEVLDGLAIVFAPHTTAGVTLNENADPDVVHDILHTLDKVFPEHNNGYRHMEGNSHAHIKASLMGSSCTVIIEGGNLKLGTWQGIYFCEFDGPRNRKVYIKVMGI; this is encoded by the coding sequence TTGGAACACTCTATAAAAACTTCTAAAGCTCAGGAATTCATTGATATAACCCATTTAGTCAAAGATGAAGTCAGAAAAAGCGAAGTTTTGGATGGGCTGGCAATAGTATTTGCACCCCATACCACAGCCGGAGTAACCTTAAATGAAAATGCTGACCCGGATGTTGTTCATGATATTTTACATACATTGGACAAAGTATTTCCGGAGCATAATAACGGCTACCGCCATATGGAAGGCAACTCCCATGCTCATATCAAAGCATCCTTAATGGGTTCATCCTGCACTGTAATTATCGAAGGCGGAAATCTGAAGCTAGGTACATGGCAGGGAATATACTTCTGTGAATTTGATGGTCCAAGGAACAGAAAGGTATATATAAAGGTAATGGGCATATAA
- a CDS encoding DUF6054 family protein has translation MSKRIFKVSINPENALNKIKQDCDADLIHEEINDLGDGRFIGTLIFEKYFMRVSNRAALVVIAGNIKGETEVRAVATGSAQGIIFDFDWGAADDFVSDVEYILRDYLV, from the coding sequence ATGAGCAAGCGCATTTTTAAAGTTAGTATAAACCCGGAGAATGCACTGAATAAGATCAAGCAGGATTGCGATGCAGATTTAATACATGAAGAAATAAATGATTTAGGTGACGGACGTTTTATCGGTACGTTGATTTTTGAAAAATATTTTATGCGGGTAAGCAACAGGGCAGCGCTGGTTGTAATTGCCGGCAATATAAAAGGAGAGACTGAAGTGAGGGCAGTTGCCACAGGAAGCGCACAGGGGATAATTTTTGATTTTGATTGGGGCGCAGCCGACGATTTTGTCAGCGATGTTGAGTATATTTTAAGGGACTATCTTGTTTAA
- a CDS encoding DUF3784 domain-containing protein, translated as MNAWVITCLMLAVLFGIMGVILALLKEKGAMLISGFNTLAREEREKYDKKKMSIDARNNFLLWSVILLFGAGLSYFFSNYFAVFAMLIWIILFFKGVHIDTDKAFDKYKKA; from the coding sequence ATGAATGCATGGGTAATAACATGCTTGATGCTTGCAGTGTTATTTGGAATAATGGGGGTAATTCTTGCCTTATTAAAAGAAAAAGGTGCAATGTTAATTAGTGGATTTAATACTCTTGCAAGGGAAGAAAGAGAAAAATATGATAAGAAGAAAATGAGTATAGATGCGAGAAATAATTTCCTTCTTTGGTCTGTAATACTACTCTTTGGAGCAGGTTTATCTTATTTCTTCAGTAATTATTTTGCAGTGTTTGCAATGCTCATTTGGATAATTCTATTTTTCAAAGGTGTCCATATTGATACAGATAAGGCTTTTGACAAGTACAAAAAAGCATAG
- a CDS encoding GNAT family N-acetyltransferase, which yields MNITIRQETEKDYEFSETVVEKAFKNAEHSDHTEQFLVAKLRKSNVFVPELCLVAEINEEIVGHIMLTKLLVKDGEKKYESLALAPVSVLPEYQNKGIGSKLILQSLKISKEMGFESVIVLGHDKYYPRFGFRPASKWGIKTPFDVPDESFMALELKDGSLDGITGTVVYSKEFFE from the coding sequence ATGAATATAACTATAAGGCAGGAAACTGAAAAAGATTATGAATTTTCAGAAACAGTGGTAGAAAAAGCATTTAAAAATGCAGAGCATAGTGACCATACAGAGCAATTTTTAGTTGCTAAATTGAGAAAAAGTAATGTGTTTGTACCAGAACTTTGCCTCGTTGCAGAAATTAACGAAGAAATTGTAGGGCATATAATGCTTACAAAACTACTCGTTAAAGATGGCGAAAAGAAATACGAATCATTGGCATTAGCCCCTGTTTCAGTTTTACCTGAATATCAGAATAAAGGAATCGGCAGCAAATTAATTCTTCAAAGCCTGAAGATTTCAAAAGAAATGGGCTTCGAATCAGTAATTGTTCTCGGGCATGATAAATATTATCCTCGATTTGGGTTTAGGCCTGCAAGTAAATGGGGAATCAAAACCCCATTTGATGTACCGGATGAGTCGTTTATGGCATTGGAACTTAAAGACGGAAGTCTTGATGGCATTACAGGAACTGTGGTTTATAGTAAAGAGTTTTTTGAATAA
- a CDS encoding AraC family transcriptional regulator, with product MEWLNKMMDAIDYIEMNMERTIGIEDIAKAACSSHFHFQRMFHMLTGFTVAEYIRNRKLTLAAQELAISSNIRVIDVALKYGYDSPESFAKAFRRAHGIAPSAAREPGAKLKAFPRISFHISLKGDKDMDYKIIEKEAFKVIGKSIRVSTKDGENLKSIPEFWSECNADGTSDKLYAISDKKIMFGICMDFEENMEQFSYMVAVEHTDNPGSASFEIREIPAASWAIFTSTGPMPGAIQDVWARIFQEWFPATGFEHANGPELEVYLPGDAAAKDYKCEVWIPVVKK from the coding sequence GTGGAGTGGCTTAATAAAATGATGGACGCCATAGATTATATTGAAATGAATATGGAAAGAACAATCGGTATTGAGGATATAGCAAAGGCAGCGTGTTCTTCCCACTTTCATTTCCAGCGTATGTTTCATATGCTGACCGGCTTTACTGTGGCGGAATACATACGTAACAGAAAACTGACCCTTGCTGCCCAGGAACTTGCCATATCATCAAATATCAGGGTTATCGATGTGGCTTTGAAGTATGGGTATGACTCACCGGAGTCTTTTGCAAAAGCCTTCCGGAGGGCTCATGGAATTGCGCCCTCGGCAGCACGGGAACCCGGGGCAAAGCTTAAGGCATTTCCGCGCATTTCTTTCCATATATCATTGAAGGGAGATAAGGATATGGATTATAAGATTATCGAAAAGGAAGCATTTAAAGTTATAGGCAAATCTATAAGGGTTTCTACAAAGGACGGAGAAAACTTAAAAAGTATACCGGAATTCTGGAGCGAATGCAATGCCGACGGGACAAGTGATAAACTTTACGCTATTAGCGACAAAAAAATTATGTTTGGAATATGCATGGATTTTGAAGAAAATATGGAACAATTCTCTTACATGGTTGCCGTCGAGCATACCGATAACCCGGGTTCAGCTAGTTTTGAAATCAGAGAAATCCCTGCCGCTTCATGGGCTATATTCACATCAACAGGGCCTATGCCCGGCGCTATACAGGATGTGTGGGCAAGGATTTTCCAGGAGTGGTTTCCGGCAACGGGATTTGAACATGCTAACGGGCCGGAGCTTGAAGTCTACCTTCCGGGAGATGCAGCAGCAAAGGATTATAAATGCGAAGTATGGATACCGGTAGTAAAAAAATAG
- a CDS encoding amino acid ABC transporter ATP-binding protein — MIELKDIHKSFHKNEVLKGINLKVNKGDVFVIIGPSGSGKSTLLRCINYLEKPDKGIIKLGDLTVDTEKVKKEQIAQLRKSTAMVFQQYCLFKNKTALENVMEALIVVKKKSKEQALKESIHYLEKVGLQDRLNYYPSQLSGGQQQRVGIARALAINPEVILFDEPTSALDPELVGEVLEVMKSVAKEGMTMIVVTHEMGFAKEVASRVLFMDGGVIVEEGSAREIFDNPKEERTKQFLYRVKQS, encoded by the coding sequence GTGATAGAGCTTAAAGATATTCATAAATCCTTCCATAAAAATGAAGTATTGAAAGGCATCAACCTTAAGGTTAACAAGGGTGATGTATTTGTAATAATAGGACCCAGCGGCTCCGGCAAATCAACCCTTTTAAGATGCATAAATTATCTTGAAAAGCCCGATAAAGGCATAATTAAACTTGGCGATCTTACTGTGGATACCGAGAAAGTAAAAAAAGAACAGATTGCGCAGCTGCGTAAAAGCACAGCCATGGTATTCCAGCAATATTGCCTGTTTAAAAATAAAACCGCACTGGAAAATGTTATGGAAGCCCTTATCGTCGTAAAAAAGAAAAGCAAGGAGCAGGCTCTTAAGGAAAGTATCCACTATTTAGAAAAGGTAGGCTTGCAGGACAGGCTTAATTATTATCCCTCCCAGTTATCGGGAGGCCAGCAGCAGCGTGTAGGAATAGCAAGAGCCCTGGCAATCAATCCTGAAGTTATATTGTTTGACGAACCTACATCAGCCTTAGACCCCGAGCTTGTGGGCGAGGTTTTAGAGGTAATGAAATCCGTTGCAAAGGAAGGCATGACCATGATTGTTGTCACTCACGAGATGGGTTTTGCAAAGGAAGTTGCCAGCCGGGTGCTATTCATGGACGGCGGAGTAATCGTTGAAGAAGGCAGCGCCAGAGAAATTTTTGATAACCCAAAAGAAGAGCGAACAAAGCAATTTTTATACAGGGTCAAGCAATCTTAA
- a CDS encoding amino acid ABC transporter permease, whose product METIFDFNYMIKSVPEIIRYLPITLIISIVSMFFGLIIGLVTALIKIYKVPVLRRIASLYVSFTRGTPLLVQMYLAYYGIPKVLNYMHANYSWNLDVSNIPAIVFVYISFSLNVGAYLSETIRAAIQAIDKGQLEAAYSVGMSTYQAMKRIVLPQALLVALPNFGNTFIGLLKDTSLAFIIAVVEIMGGAKIVGARGLRFFEVYIDAALIYWLICLVVEKGVNSLEKRVRRYEGGIAR is encoded by the coding sequence GTGGAAACGATTTTTGATTTTAATTACATGATTAAGTCTGTTCCCGAAATAATACGCTATTTACCTATTACATTAATAATTTCAATTGTTTCAATGTTCTTTGGATTAATCATAGGACTTGTCACGGCACTTATAAAAATATATAAGGTTCCTGTATTAAGAAGGATTGCCTCACTGTATGTATCCTTCACCCGTGGAACGCCCCTGCTTGTTCAAATGTATCTCGCATATTATGGGATACCGAAGGTTCTTAACTATATGCATGCAAATTATAGCTGGAATTTGGATGTGAGCAATATTCCGGCCATTGTATTTGTATACATATCTTTTTCTTTAAACGTCGGCGCTTATTTGTCCGAAACCATCCGGGCGGCAATTCAAGCAATTGACAAAGGACAATTGGAAGCGGCTTATTCCGTCGGAATGAGTACATATCAGGCTATGAAAAGGATTGTATTGCCCCAGGCCTTATTGGTTGCCCTGCCCAACTTCGGCAATACCTTTATAGGGCTTTTAAAGGATACTTCACTGGCTTTTATCATAGCCGTTGTTGAAATAATGGGCGGCGCTAAAATAGTAGGAGCACGGGGATTGAGGTTCTTTGAGGTATACATTGACGCAGCCTTGATTTACTGGCTCATATGCCTGGTCGTGGAGAAGGGTGTAAACTCCCTTGAGAAAAGAGTCAGACGGTATGAAGGAGGAATTGCACGGTGA
- a CDS encoding transporter substrate-binding domain-containing protein translates to MKSSKLTKLFLVLLTLGLILTGCGAPKEPAQTPGGKQKVLVGTEGTYPPFTYEDESGVLTGYDIEVVREIEKRVGDIEIEFVPTPWDSMFLGLESKKFDFIANQIAKNPEREEKYSFTDNNYFVSAAQIIVKGDNNSSINSLDDLKGLKVGTSVGSNYTKKLEEYNAKNNNALDLKYYDGNVTTVFQDIDAGRIDATLNERLTAADNIKKLGLNIKTVGEPVNTVPSYFVFRKGEDELKSKIDKALASMKEDGTLKDISIKWFGEDYTK, encoded by the coding sequence ATGAAATCATCAAAACTGACAAAACTATTTTTAGTATTACTGACCTTAGGGTTAATATTGACAGGGTGCGGCGCCCCAAAGGAACCGGCCCAGACGCCTGGAGGCAAGCAAAAAGTGCTGGTAGGTACCGAAGGTACATATCCTCCATTCACATATGAGGATGAAAGCGGAGTTTTAACAGGCTATGATATTGAGGTAGTGCGAGAAATTGAAAAACGTGTGGGCGATATAGAAATAGAGTTTGTACCAACACCATGGGATAGTATGTTTTTAGGCCTGGAATCCAAAAAATTTGATTTTATCGCTAATCAGATTGCAAAAAATCCTGAGAGAGAAGAAAAGTATTCCTTCACAGATAACAACTATTTCGTATCAGCTGCCCAGATCATAGTTAAAGGTGATAATAACAGCAGCATTAATAGCTTAGATGACCTTAAAGGACTAAAAGTAGGGACATCTGTAGGAAGCAACTACACAAAAAAGTTGGAAGAATATAATGCAAAGAATAATAATGCCCTTGATTTGAAATATTATGACGGCAACGTCACAACTGTTTTCCAGGACATTGATGCCGGCAGAATTGATGCAACTTTAAACGAAAGGCTGACAGCTGCCGATAACATTAAAAAATTAGGATTAAATATAAAAACTGTAGGTGAACCGGTTAATACTGTACCCAGTTACTTTGTGTTCCGCAAGGGAGAAGATGAATTAAAATCCAAAATAGATAAGGCTCTTGCAAGTATGAAAGAAGACGGTACCCTAAAAGATATCTCTATAAAATGGTTTGGTGAAGACTACACAAAATAA
- a CDS encoding helix-turn-helix transcriptional regulator: MNNKVKELREQYGLTQAQLGEKVNVSRQAINAIETGKFDPSIWLAYDLACFFNITIEDIFDFKGSERK, encoded by the coding sequence TTGAATAATAAAGTTAAAGAGCTCCGGGAGCAATATGGCTTAACTCAAGCCCAATTAGGGGAAAAAGTAAATGTGTCACGCCAGGCTATTAATGCAATAGAGACAGGCAAATTTGATCCTTCCATTTGGTTAGCATATGATTTAGCATGTTTTTTTAACATAACTATAGAAGATATTTTTGATTTTAAGGGGAGTGAGCGGAAATGA
- a CDS encoding DUF5050 domain-containing protein — protein MFYNRQGLKTDNVQASCSNYCKKSNYIKIPAKAKTSLVAALAIMCLVTGGAASKYEAKGNTTGNIINNGLLAQQGNWVYGYIEDGLYRWTSDGTNKTKLNSTGRYYISAANDWIYYSSDGTDIHKMKADGTNDKEIYRNDGPISGVTVSGDWIYFCRFSGNGQSLTADDGELFQFKLYKIKTDGSGLTKLSNDDLGPYYMYPCIDIENGWIYYNNYSDEFKLYKIKTDGTGRVKCFEGMLFDFNIAGDYIYYANGKDNNKLYRIKADGTENTKLSDDDSVFVNVSGDWIYYLKSLGDWDYNVYKIKTDGTGRIKLCDDILSSDFDGRPPAINIAGNYIYYQIFDTYGVDSQHYKIKTDGTAKELLWKETY, from the coding sequence TTGTTTTATAATAGACAGGGTTTAAAAACAGATAATGTACAAGCATCCTGCAGCAATTACTGTAAAAAAAGTAATTATATAAAGATTCCGGCCAAGGCAAAAACTTCATTGGTAGCGGCACTGGCTATCATGTGCCTGGTAACTGGAGGAGCCGCATCTAAATATGAAGCCAAAGGCAACACCACAGGCAATATTATAAATAACGGTTTGCTTGCACAGCAGGGCAACTGGGTTTACGGTTATATTGAAGACGGCTTATATAGGTGGACGTCAGATGGTACAAATAAAACAAAACTAAACAGCACCGGCCGCTATTATATAAGCGCAGCAAATGATTGGATTTATTACAGCAGTGACGGCACAGACATACACAAAATGAAAGCGGATGGTACAAATGATAAGGAAATATACAGAAATGACGGACCTATTTCAGGCGTGACAGTTTCAGGAGATTGGATTTATTTCTGCAGATTTTCCGGCAACGGGCAATCCCTTACAGCAGATGACGGGGAGCTGTTTCAATTCAAGCTTTACAAAATAAAAACCGACGGTTCAGGCTTGACTAAGCTTAGCAATGATGACTTGGGACCATATTATATGTATCCCTGTATAGATATAGAGAACGGTTGGATTTACTACAACAATTATTCTGATGAGTTCAAGCTTTACAAAATAAAAACCGACGGCACCGGCAGGGTTAAATGCTTTGAGGGAATGCTTTTTGATTTCAATATTGCAGGAGACTACATTTACTATGCCAACGGCAAGGATAACAACAAATTATACAGAATAAAAGCTGACGGTACTGAAAATACAAAGCTCAGTGATGACGACTCTGTCTTTGTAAATGTCTCGGGAGATTGGATATATTATTTGAAATCCTTAGGAGACTGGGATTACAATGTATATAAAATTAAAACTGACGGCACCGGCAGAATAAAATTATGCGATGATATTTTATCATCCGACTTTGACGGAAGGCCCCCGGCAATAAATATAGCAGGAAATTACATTTACTATCAAATTTTCGACACGTATGGTGTGGATAGCCAACATTATAAAATAAAAACAGACGGCACAGCGAAAGAGCTTTTATGGAAGGAAACATATTAA